The Cryptococcus gattii WM276 chromosome K, complete sequence genome contains the following window.
CATGCTCAATTATGGAAATGCTCATGAGAAGGAATCTTGGGCATTATTAAATGTGCCCTTTGACATGTACAATAGTTGGTAATAACATATACATATAAGTAATCAGTGATGCTTGGGTTGGAAAGACACATACAAGGGTATGTTGCTGTTGGTTGGACCTATTGAGTGATTGTAGTGTGATGTGGAATTTAGTATTTGGTTGTAATAGCTGTATTATGAGTTTGTTATGCATTTGTAGTCTGCCAAAATATTGTTTTTCCATGGTAAGAGCAGTGGTTTAGAAGCTGTAAATGACATAAAAGGGTGTTACAGTTttaattatttatttaGATCTTGGGGTAGTGGAGGACCTGAGTGGAGGTAAAGAatttatatatatatatatatatataataaAGTACTGGTAGTTAGTTCTCTATCTTGAAACCTCTCAATGCAAGTCTGGGAGACTATATGCTCCAGGATCAACAACATCTCACCAAATCCAGTCCAAAGAACCCAGAAACTTAGTTACCCACCCAGACCCAGCCTAGTTTTCCTTTGCCCCCTTTgttctttcctttcttaCCTCAAACTACTTGACCTGCATCCTAGACCTCAAGGTTGGTCTGCTGACCAAGGGCCATTATTAACTCATTTTATGGTACCTGGGAGGTACTTCTTAAGATTTTTAGATTAGATTGGATTAGATTAATGGGGTTTGCACCATTGGAAGGAAAATTCATCTTTGGTTTAGAGTTCTTCAATCTTCTGACATTCTTCCCCTTTTGCAAATAACTTTCTCTCGTGCTGTAGATTTGTTAACCTCTGCCCAGGTCATAAACTTCAAAATACACCCATTAGGGATATATTATGCTATCCAATAGATTCACAGCATCTGCCATCAAGCCATTCCAACCATTCACACTGTTCTATCTTTTCCCTTATTCCAACCCAGTGAAGGTGAAAACACCTTACATTAGGCTAGCTACATTGATATTTCCTATTTCTATTCTCATCAACATTCAATAACCTCTTCGTTGAGTGAACGTCTGCGAAGATTTTGTTAGCTGGATAAGGCATCAGAGTGCAATGCACCCCAAGGGGGTCTCAGCTCACTTCCAAATCATCCTTAGTTGCTACAGCCAACACCCAGTTTCGCTCTGTATCTGTCACTGTCATCTCCACAGATTAGTAAGCTAATCTTTTATGCAGTTTGTATTTTTTATGCAGCTTGTAACGGTGCAGTGCTTCAAATAGACTCACCCAAGGCGAAATCAATCCTTCTAGATTTGAAAAATtcttccaactcttccaGGGGTGTCAACGGTGATATCACAGTATAAGGGTGCGATCGGCTGGATAAAGAAAAGTGGATCATTCGACTCGCTACACAAACCAAGAACTTCATTAGTGTTCCAATGACCCGCTGCCCAATTTGGAATACTTACATACAGGCTCATCTCCATTGATCTCGTTGTCCTTGAACTGGCCTTTGATCGAAGGAATATCAAGGTATCCTATAGGCCGCCGCTTGGCATTGAGGATACTGTCCAAATTTAATCGAGATCACATTAAGAGCACAAATGCCACTCACGGTAGATGATCGAAGTCTCTGTCGTAAGCTGCTTCCAATGCTTTGAGCAACGGAGCATCCTGTGGAAGACAAAAGGCAGGTGGAAGCTGCAAGTCCTGGATACCAGATCGGTTTATTTGTGAGGCATGCGGGAAGATCACACATACGCACCTCCACGCAGGCTCCACGGTAGTCATGAGTTGCTGGTTTGGGGGTAGCTTCTTTGTCCATTTTCGAGCTCGATGTCTGTGATTCTGACTGATAGTTGAAGGTCTGTCGTCGGAATAATATTATGGAAAAAAGCGTAAGATGATTTGGACTGATTATCGGTGTTGACAGATGGGCATTCGCGGGGGCCCGAGCATCATGTGGCACTCTTCAGGCACAAGCAAGGCACTTCACAATTGGTGATGACACCATCACCAAACTGAGTTCATTTGCTCCCGCCGCTCCTAAAGAGCTGTATCTTTCACAGCGAGGCAATTGGGAGCATTAGACAGCAAGAGCAACATTAAAAAAAGCTTGTTCTTGTAGCTTTTGGCCAGCACACAAGGTCAGGTGACCCCTATAGAGGATATTAATGTAATGCGGAACAGTACAGTGCATAAGGTAACATATGTATCTTCGTCTAGTATCCCTTACAACGCTTGAAGCCAACATCCATCTAGTTGATAGATAGATCAAAACGCTATCAACAGCCAACATTTCAACTTTTCGGCTGGAGAAATGCGGGTCAAGATGTCTCCATCACCATTTCAGTTCCCAGCAAGGACCCAATCAAAGCCCTGCTTGCCTATCCCAGCGTTACTTTTAAATCTGTCGTAGCTTGCCTGTTCTATTTTCCTTGCAATAAGCTTCGTCGGGAATCCTGAAACAAGCATGGCTCTTTGCCGGAACAGAGTGGTATTATCGGGTCGTTGTGTATATGTAATATGCTCTAGGCATGAACTGAACCGTAGCCGCATGAGCATTATCGTATAAGCTGTAACAGATTGAAGCCAACACACATGTATTGAGCAAGATTCAGATTTACCGACATGCTTGTAGCTGAAGTTCCTGATGGATCTATGAATACGACCTCTCGTACATAGGCTATTGGAGGGAGATGAAAGAGCTGTACAGGGACAAGGGTGTCAGTCACGAAAATCAGAAACGATTTTCTCAAGAGCCCACCTTGGTAACCCATTTCGGTGCTCCTTGCTGAACTCCTATCAGTCTTTCTGACCTTAAAATTCCCGTCTCTGGATCTATGGACCGCTCCATCGTGTCGACCGAGTAAACATGGGTCGCGAAAGGATTTGGGTACTTCCGGTGAAGGAAGTTGAGCGTGTGGCTTGCCGGGTAACTACCGAATATTAGTCAGACGTAGCAGGGGACATCGAAATGTTTACTCACTTATATACAAGATCATTCTCGAATACCTTCATGTTGCATAACCATAATGTGTTGGGTAGAGACTTAAAGTCGAAATGGTTTTCTATGAGTGTCGCAGTCATCCTCGGATCGGCGCGCTGACGTCGGTCCACCGCCATCGATGTTTTTCTGCCTCCATTCGGAGCCGCTGCATTCAACAAGGCCACGCCTGAAAATTATTTACATTTCTCACGATCTCCATATTTTCCTTGCGCATCCATCCTCCTATATAATACGCAAATCAGTATGCTGCGCCAGCCTGGAACACAGATTAAGTATGCGGGATATGGATCACTGGAACCCGTTATATCAACAGCTCGCTGATGTCTTTTTAGGCTTACAAATGTCAGCATTGTACGTATGAAGAAAGGGGGCAAGAGATTTGAAGTGAGTTTTACAGTCCACGAATTGTAACGTAGTTGATCATCCGGTAGATCGCTTGCTATCAAAATAAAGTCTCGGAATTCCGATCTGGAGTGTAAGCACCAAAGAGGCAGCATTTACCATTCTCTCGTTGTCTAATTCAAAAACAGCGAGAATGATCTTTCCGAGGTCCTTCAAATTGAACAGGTATTTACCAATGTTCCCAAAGGTTTAGTTGCCAAGAAGGAAGACTGGTCCAAATGTTTCGGCACGGATGACATGGATAAAGTGATTGAAGAGGTGCGTTATCAAACAGGAAATAGAGCGGATTTCACCTTGACGGTGGCTAAAGCATATCACAGATCTTGAAAAAGGGTGAACTTCAAATCAACAATCTCGAGAGGACGCAACACCTTTCATCCCTTTCCCGTGAAATCGCGACCATCGTCTCTGAAATGACTGTCGATCCCAGCACCTCTCGAAAACACACTGTTGGTATGGTCGAGAAAGCTATGGCAGAAGTAGGATTCAGCGTGCGGGCCGACAGACCTGCCAAAGCGCAAGCTTTGGAATTGATCAAGAAACTTGGTGAAGGGGATGTCTTACAGGTTCGAAGAGTGAGGATGAGAGTGCGAATAACTATGCCTGGGAAGGATGCCAAGAGATGCAAGGACAAAATTGTCGCCGAATGTGACgaggttgaggaggaggatatGGGGATGGAGTGGGAAGCGGTAGAAGCATTTTGTTTGCGGTTCGAAACGTGAACTGACTGGTTGAGTCTTAGATTGTACAAATCAACCCTGGCACCTTCAGGACATTGACGGATTTAGTCAGCAACGAAACcaaaggaaagggaagagtAGAGTCCATGGGAAGCGTTGGAAGTTAGATTGTTCGGCGGCTGTCGAATATGTATCACACCAGTCAAAATAATGTTTATCCCTATAATTAGTTCATCCAGACGTCCTCGATACAGACTGTGTATCAAAAGATGGTCTACAATCTGCCCAGCTCTTTCGCTTTTTAGCGCTAGTTTTGATGTTCATCCAGCTTTAATAATGCAATGGTAATACAATACAGGTTTATGGAAAGTACAGAATATTATTCCGCACCCTTCACATTGAAGAAAACCTTCCACCACGGTCTTCGAATACCCTGTTCTGCGTTGTGAATGGCGTTTCTCGCTCGTGTGTAAAACAGTTCATCATTGGGAGGGGTAAGAAGTGATTTAGAGAGGGGATACTATGTATACACACACAAATTAGCATTGCCGCCATAATGAAAGACATTAGACATACGTCTCGCATGGCATTTCCAGCCTTCAGACGTTCCACAGAGGCCTTGAACTGTACTAAACGCTGCTGCTGTCCGGCTTCGCGCAATGCTGCAAGAGTTGCTTCGCTAGAGTTTGCTTGAGAAGAAATAGAAGCGGCGTCGGATGCGAGTGTTCGGTCAAGGATTGATACCCAGGCTTCTGAGATTTGTGTGGGTTCGGAGAGCGGAGAGCGAGGAAAGGACCTGACGATGGGCTTGAGCTGGGAGATGCGGAGTGCGATGGGAGACGACATAATGGATAGGGCCCCGGATGTTGTTTTAAAAGAGTCGTTGTGAAAAGTACTAGGACAGAAATGAAAACAAGAAATTTGAGATGTGCGTGAGCTGCGAACGAGCAAATACTTCGATCGTCCACTTGTTTCATTTTACTTTGCACAAATCCCACTTATTCATAGGCTTGCTGTTTCTCCACTTTTCTTCGTCACCTGTACCTCAGCCCGTTCCCACCATGGCCATTTCCATCGCAGACATCGCTCAGCGAACAATTGTTCTCACTTCCATCGGTCTCACAGTACGTTCAGCCCCTACACTCCGTAATTTCCCGTGCCTTCTGAGCTCATTTCTTTCTTCAACAGGTCTATGGAGGAGTACTTACAGCACACGGTATTGGATATAGAGCTTTAAGAGCACGAGGGGTATGTTAACTATGTTGTTGTGGTTCTTAATAGAGTACTGATTGTATCATCGCCACTAGTACTTTGGAGGGCCTCCTGAGGTATGTCTCCCTTAGAAGCGAAGCTGTTGTGAGCTTTGGGAATTAAGTGCTTGATCGCTGATTGTTGTGCCTATACACAGCCGACCAAACCTTTAGAACAACAAAGCTCCATATCAACGCAACCCTCATAGGCGTTTGTCAACCACTAGGCGTTTGGTCTCATATGCACTTCTCCCCCACTACATTGTCTGCTATCTTCCCCTGTCGCCATTTGATTGCATCTTCGAAAGGCTGAGCTGAGCTCAAAGTTGACTTTGAGAGGTTTATTTCGAAATAATAGCTTTGAGTCACATCCTTTTGCAGTCAATTGAACACGTACTCTTCCCTTTGACACGCCATATCAAAGGAACCCGAATCCAGATTGTATGGCCAGGAGTGGCATTTGGTGGTTGAGTGCCAATTTGGGAGTGTCTCTTCCACATCAGACAGACAGGATGATCTCTGATGTTTTGATTCCTATTCTTTATCTCATAACTCTCCACAGGTTTCATTGAACACAACAAGGCTACTAAGTTCGCCAGGTCAGGTCCTCCCAATATAGCTCGAGGAGCATGGTTACTTCCATCGACGATACTAATGCGAACTTTGGATGGTTCGGGACCACATGGTAAGTTCGCTGTTGATGTACTGGAGTTATATCTGATATGTGTTCCTAGGTCGACCAATCACACCGGTAGGTGATTATGATGATCGTGACTGCTGTAGTGACTGACTATACCATGCCAAGTCGACCCTCTGATGTACGAATATTATGATGGTGTGAGTGCAGCGTAGTCTGATGTCCAAATATCAGGCTGATTTTCCTTTTGTGATATAGACTTTGTGGGTTTCACAGATCAGTATTGTGTTCAGTTCACTGACTTTTAACAAGCCATTCATCTACGAACAATGCACGTCGTTTCAACCGCCTTCTTTAATGTATACTAATGAGACATGGGCAGGGAGATTACGCAATTATTGCCTGGCATGGAACGGATATTGTTCTTTACGGAGCCAGACGAAATAAGTGAGCTCTGGTATTTTATTTCCTCACATACTTGCTAACAGCAGAATCGCCAGTCATGTTTGTTTCAATACTTTCCTTCATTCCAACATCCCCGTTGACAAACTACTAAGTAGGGCATTTATGGAATATCGGTGGACTCAGGAGATACACAGTACTACTCGGGATACTCTGAAAAATCAACGTTCCAGCAAGTCTTATATGCAACAAGCGGGCTAGAAGAAGGCGACCATACATTGAAAGTCAGCAATGAAAATGCTCGAAATACGGATGAGTATCCCAATTATATCTGGTTAGATGTCGATTACGTTGCTGTCACAGGTTCATTGTAAGTCACTCTTACTCTATAAAAAGCAGCTCTTTGTTTATGTTCTCGCACCACTTCAATAGGACAAATGCTGCCTCAATAGGATCTATTGTAATTGCAACGACGACTTCTAGCATGTTAACCGCCGTCTCATCCAGCTTGacttcatcatcctcaaccCCCTCGACATCCTCACTCATCCGATCATCTATTCCTATACCATCGTCATCCCCTACTCCAACTTCTGCAGATTCCTCCTCTATTGCACAAGAGACGCCATTGTCATCGTCATCTCTGCCCTCGTCATCAGACTTCCCTGCATCAACAGCTTCTTTGACGACCACGAATGGGGAACAATCGTCAGCGGTACAGTCTTCCACTGGCTCGACTGCAAAATCCTACCAGTCAGTCGCGTTGACCCAGTCTTTCCACCCTCAGTCCACAGGCACCCCATCCACAGCTGTAATTAGCTCCCAGACGGATAGCAGCACAGCTGAAAGTGATAATAATTCAGCCACACACAAGTAAATCATTCATTCCCAAGACTAAACGCCACACTAACGGCCATATGGTGTAGAACGACAGCGGTAGCAGTTTCTGTTACTATGATTGTGATAGCGTTTATCGTGATCATTACAATAACTGGGCTCTGGTTTTGGAGACGActgaggagaagaagatatgaggaggatgaagatgaacGAGGTCGGTTTCCTCTTCTGCGACTAATAACACAAAGACCTATTTGAACTAAAAGAATTGTAATTTGCACAGATCATCTGACACCTGCTTGGAGATGATTGAAAGACGTTAACTCCTTTACCTGGTATAAAAATGGACCGGTGAGAGTGTCAGCTCGCTAATGTCTAGACATGACATGGTCTTCAGTTTATATCCTGTCATCTTTTTGCTCAATAGTTACATATAAATGCACTTACTTGTTTAATCACCAAATGACTCCCTTTCTTTGTTTCTTTATACTCCATAATTCCGCTCATGAGCCGATACAATGCCCTTGACTTATGACTAAACAAACTTGTTTGTCTCCAAGAAGATCTCATAAAAGCAACACTATCTCTTTTGACAAGGTTTCCCAAAGTTTGAGGAATGGTTTGAGTGAGAAATGATCATTTGAGGCAATCTAGACGGCGGCTGTGGGCTTCAGTTTGAAAATATCGATGAAATCAATGATATCAGAGGAAATAGCAAGAAAATATTCAAGGGAAGACGAGTGACCATAGTTCATCAAAAAGCTGGAGAAACAAACGATGCGATGGAATTTGAAGACGAGGCAACCAGAGGAACCTTTGCAAGGAAGGGGCATTGAGCAATCCCATTCCGAGACTTTAGTCACTGAGCCAAACAGGAAAACAAGGATAATATTACATTTTCTGTAGGGTGAAATACAACATTATTAGTGGTATGCTAGGTAAAACACAATCGAGTATTACAAGATCGGATGTCGTATGATGCTGCAATTTTCTAAAAGGGCGATTTTATGTTGATGGCGAAGTATTTTGTCCTTGCACTATGGcttcagcagcagcagccgCTGCCGCTAATTTAGCTTCCTTTTTGGCTCGAGCATTTGCTTTCAGCTTTTCGA
Protein-coding sequences here:
- a CDS encoding Hypothetical protein (Similar to SGTC gene model, INSD accession EAL17945.1; CNBK2960) yields the protein MDKEATPKPDLQLPPAFCLPQDAPLLKALEAAYDRDFDHLPILNAKRRPIGYLDIPSIKGQFKDNEINGDEPVSSRMIHFSLSSRSHPYTVISPLTPLEELEEFFKSRRIDFALVTDTERNWVLAVATKDDLETFTQRRGY
- a CDS encoding Mitochondrion protein, putative (Similar to TIGR gene model, INSD accession AAW46099.1), which produces MKVFENDLVYNYPASHTLNFLHRKYPNPFATHVYSVDTMERSIDPETGILRSERLIGVQQGAPKWVTKLFHLPPIAYVREVVFIDPSGTSATSMSVNLNLAQYISCLEHITYTQRPDNTTLFRQRAMLVSGFPTKLIARKIEQASYDRFKSNAGIGKQGFDWVLAGN
- a CDS encoding 35S primary protein processing-related protein, putative (Similar to TIGR gene model, INSD accession AAW46098.1) — its product is MLRQPGTQIKLTNVSIVRMKKGGKRFEIACYQNKVSEFRSGVENDLSEVLQIEQVFTNVPKGLVAKKEDWSKCFGTDDMDKVIEEILKKGELQINNLERTQHLSSLSREIATIVSEMTVDPSTSRKHTVGMVEKAMAEVGFSVRADRPAKAQALELIKKLGEGDVLQVRRVRMRVRITMPGKDAKRCKDKIVAECDEVEEEDMGMEWEAIVQINPGTFRTLTDLVSNETKGKGRVESMGSVGS
- a CDS encoding Hypothetical protein (Similar to TIGR gene model, INSD accession AAW46097.1; CNK00450); its protein translation is MSSPIALRISQLKPIVRSFPRSPLSEPTQISEAWVSILDRTLASDAASISSQANSSEATLAALREAGQQQRLVQFKASVERLKAGNAMRDYPLSKSLLTPPNDELFYTRARNAIHNAEQGIRRPWWKVFFNVKGAE